One window of the Lytechinus pictus isolate F3 Inbred chromosome 5, Lp3.0, whole genome shotgun sequence genome contains the following:
- the LOC129262590 gene encoding UDP-glucuronosyltransferase 2B33-like has translation MRGSIFFLPLVLCVRTLESAKILMSGVLGEGSHFTALVPIGKSLVNKGHNVTFLISDEYSYRARDPELSTIFEFEIFHYNDKTLNAREFFRGYEKIGIEGSNGFLQLLQMYKIGRRIQVDICESVLQDSDMMSRLASMDAIVFELPWPCSIFIKSYIERHLNATDVRMVLSSATAPVPAMFLMAGSPFNPSYQPASYTSYSSSMNFFQRITNGVYSLVLHSIMEFIFNNAYKHTVEKFDLHENLASLSTSQKHIDLFLTNCDFAVEFPFPLMPNVIAVGGLTARPAMPLDQELEDFMQSSGKHGVVVFSMGSYFASFTTYRPDIMNMILEVLSKLPQKVVMQIKDPSLYSLPENVKAMTWIPQNDLLGHPKTKVFLFHAGNNGYLEALWHGVPMVVIPIFGDHIDVTVRIVSRGLGLMISKENVSTDYLHHQLQEVLSNPAYSITAKRLSAIFRDRPLGPADRAAFWIEHVIKHGGKYMQSPVYDLSFIQYHLIDVGVFILLVLCMLLYSIFILLRKCVGHRNGNQSKGKTD, from the coding sequence ATGAGGGGTTCGATTTTCTTCCTCCCATTGGTGCTTTGTGTAAGAACCTTGGAGTCCGCTAAGATTCTGATGTCAGGAGTCTTGGGGGAGGGAAGTCATTTTACCGCACTGGTGCCCATCGGAAAAAGCTTAGTAAACAAGGGACACAACGTCACGTTTTTAATAagtgatgaatattcatatcgaGCAAGGGATCCCGAGCTGTCCACGATCTTcgaatttgaaatatttcattacaatgATAAAACACTAAATGCGAGGGAATTTTTCCGTGGATATGAGAAGATAGGAATTGAAGGAAGCAATGGTTTTCTTCAGTTGCTGCAGATGTACAAGATAGGGAGAAGAATTCAGGTTGATATCTGCGAGTCAGTCCTGCAAGACAGTGACATGATGAGTAGACTCGCATCCATGGATGCCATCGTGTTCGAACTGCCTTGGCCATGCAGCATATTTATCAAATCATACATCGAAAGACACCTGAATGCCACGGATGTTCGTATGGTTCTATCTTCGGCTACGGCACCTGTTCCTGCCATGTTCTTAATGGCTGGATCACCATTCAATCCTTCTTATCAACCGGCAAGTTACACCAGTTACTCTTCATCTATGAACTTCTTCCAGAGGATCACAAATGGTGTGTATTCACTTGTTCTCCATTCTATcatggaatttatctttaacaatGCCTATAAACACACGGTTGAAAAATTCGATCTGCATGAAAATCTTGCCTCCTTATCCACCTCGCAGAAGCACATCGATCTGTTCCTGACCAACTGCGATTTCGCTGTTGAGTTTCCATTCCCCCTGATGCCCAATGTGATTGCTGTAGGTGGCCTGACGGCGAGACCAGCCATGCCTCTTGATCAAGAGCTTGAAGATTTCATGCAGAGTTCTGGTAAACATGGCGTCGTCGTTTTCTCCATGGGATCCTACTTCGCGTCATTCACCACCTACAGACCTGATATCATGAATATGATTCTCGAAGTCCTTTCAAAATTGCCACAGAAAGTTGTCATGCAGATCAAAGATCCATCCTTATACAGTCTTCCAGAAAATGTTAAAGCGATGACATGGATTCCTCAAAACGATCTCTTAGGGCATCCTAAGACTAAGGTATTTCTGTTTCACGCTGGTAACAATGGATACCTAGAGGCTCTCTGGCATGGTGTGCCAATGGTAGTTATTCCAATCTTTGGCGACCACATTGACGTCACAGTAAGAATTGTATCACGTGGCCTCGGTTTAATGATAAGCAAAGAGAATGTAAGCACCGATTACCTACACCATCAGCTTCAAGAAGTACTTTCGAATCCTGCATACAGCATCACTGCGAAACGGCTCTCCGCCATCTTTAGAGATCGCCCATTAGGTCCAGCGGATCGAGCTGCATTCTGGATTGAACATGTCATTAAACATGGCGGTAAATACATGCAATCACCTGTGTATGACCTGTCATTTATTCAATATCATTTGATTGATGTCGGGGTATTTATCTTGCTTGTATTATGTATGTTGCTCTATAGTATCTTCATCCTTTTAAGAAAGTGCGTTGGCCATAGGAATGGAAATCAATCGAAAGGAAAAACTGATTAA